A stretch of DNA from Kazachstania africana CBS 2517 chromosome 3, complete genome:
ACTATTTTCTCTCTAATCctattatttcttttttctatttctaCATTTTCTAGCTTATAAAGATAAACTTTTTACCCACTTCATAACAGCATTCATCGGAATGAATTCTGTGATGGCAAGCTATTATAAGACTTTAGACTCGCAAGAGACAGTTCCAAGAGAACCTCACCGTATGTCTCACACAATAAAAGATAGTATTAATAGTagtaatgataatattccaTTTGATAGAAGAACAAGTACTATTTCTGAtcataataaaaatgatagtATAATATTACCgccaatttcttcaataatcCCAAATCAAACAAGTACatctaatgaaaagaaagatattatttattcttctCCATCAGATAAACCAAATAATAGTATGATCAATACTTCTATGGAGCAAGCTGTGCAAACTCCACGCAGTATGGTGCAATCCAAAGAACTCTCGTCACAAAGTCTTACTCAGgattttaataataataataatactatGAAATACTATCAACGTGATTCTATAGCAAGTCCATATTCAAATCCATTACAACAGCCCATCCAAATGGTCCCCGCTTATGGTTTACATCTTCAACAGGATCCACAGCAGCAAGGAAGATTTTTCCACGTATATTCTCAACCAACAGTACCTATTGAGGCACAATTACCACAACTGCAAATACAGCAGCAACAGGCACTGCAAGCACAGGCACAATATCAACAGATGTCACAGCAAGGTCAATACCCAATTAGAATACGACCAACTCATGATCCACATAGAATGTCACCTTCAGAACCATACCTCTATGGACAAAGTGGATATTTCATTACTCCAACAAATTCTGTCAATAGAGCAGCTACTATGGGAAATATTCCCCATCAGCAAGCAACAACAGTCATACCTGATGTCCAGAGACAAGCACAATTTTCTAATGTGTATCCATCGGGCCTGCCAACACCTGCAACGATTCAATCAAACTTGAGTTTAGCTATACGACTACGCAAACAATGTCCAGTGTGTGGGAAGATCTGTTCAAGACCTTCTACTTTAAAAACGCACTACTTAATTCATACTGGTGATACTCCTTTCAAATGTCCTTGGAAAGGCTGTACCAAGTCGTTTAATGTCAAGAGTAATATGTTGAGACATTTCAAAAGCCACGAAAAGAAGGCCGCctcaaagaaagaaactgaAGGATTACATGATTCCTTTGAAAGCAGctgaaaaaaagtatatatTCCTTTCCATAACGCCTAATAAAGATTCCTCTTAATTATAATAAGAAGCTCTGTTCAAGTTGTGTAATCTATACAGATATATTTAATAGTATGAcagtattttctttttgccTTTGACGTGGTAAGAGTCTGAACGGTTGTTAACATAACATGTGACCTgtaacaagaaaaagaaaa
This window harbors:
- the KAFR0C03140 gene encoding C2H2-type zinc finger protein (similar to Saccharomyces cerevisiae YPR015C; ancestral locus Anc_8.117), producing the protein MNSVMASYYKTLDSQETVPREPHRMSHTIKDSINSSNDNIPFDRRTSTISDHNKNDSIILPPISSIIPNQTSTSNEKKDIIYSSPSDKPNNSMINTSMEQAVQTPRSMVQSKELSSQSLTQDFNNNNNTMKYYQRDSIASPYSNPLQQPIQMVPAYGLHLQQDPQQQGRFFHVYSQPTVPIEAQLPQLQIQQQQALQAQAQYQQMSQQGQYPIRIRPTHDPHRMSPSEPYLYGQSGYFITPTNSVNRAATMGNIPHQQATTVIPDVQRQAQFSNVYPSGLPTPATIQSNLSLAIRLRKQCPVCGKICSRPSTLKTHYLIHTGDTPFKCPWKGCTKSFNVKSNMLRHFKSHEKKAASKKETEGLHDSFESS